A single genomic interval of Shewanella psychropiezotolerans harbors:
- the ygfK gene encoding putative selenate reductase subunit YgfK → MGDIMRPVPFDELLHRMFSEFKQSQSIFGIPAKQFYRKNDANKLAVWGENCQTPVGPAAGPHTQLAQNIICSWLAGGRFMELKTVQKLDTLEIAKPCIDAEDECFNTEWSSEFTLPKAYDEYVKAWVALYLLEEVFQPLVDGEEKSFVFNMSVGYDLDGIKTAPMQAFIDNMIDSSKHPLFVQHIEQLKCFVAAGDFEQKYGVKVAANRIDGLLNAISPQISKGVTLSTMHGCPPAEIEAICQYMLEEKKLNTFVKLNPTLLGFKRVRSILDNAGFTHVVLSEESFSHDLQIDGAKAMLHRLVDLGKTLNIGFGVKLTNTLGTINKKGRLPDKEMYMSGRALFPLSINVALELSNEFDGELPISYSGGASKFNIKEIFEAGIRPITMATDLLKPGGYMRLTDCVNELANSSEWGMTKVNIPKLAELAKKSLTVDYTQKEWRGPEDITVNKALPLTDCSVAPCVTACPISQDIPEYLRLMGEKKYAEALEVIYSRNALPAITGQICDHQCQYNCTRRDYEGALNIREMKKIALEKGWDEYKAKWHQPSLTDKAPAAVLGAGPAGLSAAYFLARAGHPVTIFEKEANAGGVVKNIIPHFRIPAAAIEHDIEFVTNHGVNIEYGCKTDLTVDALRASGFKYICVGIGADKGNPMSLEGGNTHVFKSLEFLAQYNNGFFDSRDNKLGKHVAVVGAGNTAMDSARAALKVDGVEQVTVLYRRTVAEMPAYKDEYDEALAAGVQFMFLTNPESLSQDGKLVARVMELGEKDAKGRRRPVATDRTIELNVDALITAVGEQSNCDVLSKIGIPMGQDGWPIVSADTGETGLENVYLIGDANTGPSSIVSAISGGRKAASSILAKESVTECQYSVISDLDVEELYQRKAEIQVKLVNSDDQDAFIEQEAKRCLECSYVCSKCVDVCPNRANISLAVPGFKDKFQVLHIDAYCNECGNCAQFCPWNGRPYHDKLTIFNSLADMNASHNSGFLVEDERLTVRANEEIYTCELNNGKYFTLPDSLSDISRIIKFVVTEHDYLLGQLGE, encoded by the coding sequence ATGGGAGACATCATGCGTCCCGTCCCGTTTGACGAACTACTTCATCGTATGTTCAGTGAGTTCAAACAGAGTCAATCGATATTCGGGATCCCAGCCAAGCAGTTTTATCGTAAAAATGATGCTAATAAGCTCGCGGTTTGGGGTGAGAATTGCCAAACACCCGTAGGTCCAGCAGCGGGTCCTCATACCCAGCTAGCGCAGAACATTATCTGTTCATGGTTAGCCGGCGGTCGTTTTATGGAGCTCAAAACGGTTCAAAAGCTCGATACCTTAGAGATTGCTAAGCCGTGTATTGATGCGGAAGATGAGTGCTTCAATACCGAGTGGTCAAGCGAATTTACCTTGCCTAAGGCGTATGATGAGTATGTTAAAGCTTGGGTTGCGCTTTATCTGTTAGAAGAGGTGTTCCAGCCTCTTGTTGACGGTGAAGAGAAGTCATTTGTATTTAATATGAGTGTTGGCTACGATCTGGACGGCATTAAGACTGCGCCTATGCAGGCCTTTATCGATAATATGATCGACTCCAGCAAGCACCCCTTGTTTGTGCAGCATATTGAGCAGCTCAAGTGTTTCGTTGCAGCTGGTGATTTCGAGCAGAAATATGGGGTTAAAGTTGCGGCGAATCGAATCGACGGCCTGCTTAACGCTATTTCTCCACAGATCTCTAAGGGCGTCACCCTTTCAACCATGCATGGTTGCCCGCCAGCTGAGATTGAAGCCATCTGTCAGTACATGCTTGAAGAGAAGAAGCTAAACACCTTCGTTAAACTCAATCCAACCTTATTAGGTTTTAAGCGTGTACGCTCAATCTTAGATAATGCAGGTTTTACCCATGTGGTACTGAGCGAAGAGTCGTTTAGTCATGATCTACAGATCGATGGGGCTAAAGCCATGCTGCATCGTTTGGTCGACCTCGGTAAAACGCTCAATATTGGCTTTGGCGTTAAGTTGACTAACACCTTAGGCACGATCAACAAGAAAGGCCGTCTACCCGATAAAGAGATGTATATGTCGGGTCGCGCCTTGTTCCCCCTCTCTATCAATGTGGCGCTCGAACTCTCTAATGAGTTCGATGGTGAATTGCCGATCTCCTATTCTGGCGGTGCGAGCAAGTTCAACATTAAAGAGATCTTCGAAGCGGGTATCCGCCCCATCACTATGGCGACAGACTTACTTAAGCCTGGTGGATACATGCGCCTAACCGATTGCGTGAACGAGCTCGCCAATAGCAGCGAGTGGGGCATGACTAAGGTCAATATCCCTAAGTTAGCTGAGCTGGCGAAGAAGTCACTGACGGTCGACTACACCCAAAAAGAGTGGCGTGGCCCCGAAGATATCACAGTCAATAAGGCACTGCCTTTAACTGACTGCTCGGTTGCACCTTGTGTTACCGCCTGTCCTATCAGCCAAGATATTCCAGAATATTTACGCTTAATGGGCGAGAAAAAGTATGCCGAGGCCCTCGAGGTTATCTACTCACGTAATGCGCTGCCTGCTATCACGGGTCAGATCTGTGACCATCAATGTCAGTACAACTGTACTCGTCGTGACTATGAAGGCGCGTTAAATATTCGTGAGATGAAGAAGATCGCCCTGGAGAAAGGTTGGGATGAATATAAGGCGAAGTGGCATCAGCCGAGTCTTACGGATAAGGCGCCTGCCGCCGTATTGGGCGCGGGTCCAGCGGGTCTGTCAGCGGCTTACTTCTTAGCGCGCGCGGGTCACCCTGTGACTATTTTTGAAAAAGAAGCCAATGCCGGTGGTGTGGTCAAGAACATCATTCCTCACTTTCGAATTCCAGCCGCAGCGATTGAGCACGATATCGAGTTTGTCACTAACCATGGCGTGAACATAGAGTATGGCTGTAAGACAGATTTAACCGTCGATGCACTGCGCGCTAGTGGCTTCAAGTATATCTGTGTAGGCATAGGCGCCGACAAAGGCAACCCAATGTCACTCGAAGGTGGCAACACTCACGTATTCAAGTCACTTGAATTCTTGGCCCAGTACAATAATGGCTTCTTCGATAGCCGTGATAACAAGCTAGGTAAGCATGTGGCTGTGGTTGGCGCGGGTAACACGGCAATGGACAGTGCTCGTGCGGCACTGAAAGTGGATGGCGTTGAGCAAGTCACGGTACTTTACCGTCGTACTGTCGCTGAGATGCCGGCCTATAAAGATGAGTATGATGAAGCGTTAGCCGCTGGCGTGCAGTTCATGTTTCTCACCAACCCAGAGTCATTAAGCCAAGATGGCAAGCTTGTCGCTCGCGTGATGGAGCTAGGTGAGAAAGATGCTAAGGGACGCCGCCGCCCAGTGGCGACCGATAGGACTATTGAGCTCAATGTCGATGCCTTAATCACCGCCGTCGGTGAGCAGAGTAACTGCGATGTGCTTAGCAAAATCGGTATCCCTATGGGTCAAGATGGCTGGCCAATCGTCTCTGCCGATACCGGCGAGACAGGCCTCGAGAATGTTTACCTTATAGGTGATGCGAACACGGGTCCTTCATCTATCGTATCGGCTATCTCAGGTGGTCGCAAAGCGGCTTCATCAATTCTTGCTAAAGAGTCTGTTACTGAGTGTCAGTATAGCGTTATCTCAGATCTTGATGTGGAAGAGCTCTACCAGCGTAAAGCCGAGATCCAAGTTAAGCTGGTTAACTCCGACGATCAGGACGCCTTCATTGAGCAAGAAGCCAAGCGCTGTCTGGAGTGTTCATATGTCTGCTCTAAGTGTGTGGATGTCTGTCCTAACCGTGCCAATATCTCACTGGCAGTCCCGGGCTTTAAAGATAAATTCCAGGTACTGCATATCGATGCCTACTGTAACGAGTGTGGTAACTGTGCTCAGTTCTGTCCGTGGAACGGCCGTCCTTACCATGACAAGTTGACCATCTTCAACTCGTTAGCAGACATGAACGCCAGTCACAATAGCGGCTTCCTCGTCGAAGACGAACGTCTTACGGTTCGCGCCAATGAAGAGATCTACACCTGTGAGCTAAATAATGGCAAGTATTTTACGCTACCTGACAGCTTAAGTGATATTTCACGCATCATTAAATTCGTGGTTACCGAGCATGATTACTTACTTGGTCAACTAGGTGAATAA
- the pyrB gene encoding aspartate carbamoyltransferase: protein MSNPLYNKHIISISDLSRSELELIVSTANKLKKKPNPELLKNSVIASCFFEASTRTRLSFETAVHRLGGSIIGFPDSGNTSLGKKGETLADSVKVISSYCDAFFMRHNQEGAARLASEFSSVPVINGGDGSNQHPTQTLLDLFSIYETQGTLDKLQVAFVGDLKYGRTVHSLTQALSLFDCEFHFIAPSALSMPDYIIDELNAKGCKFTLHDTLDGVVDNLDILYMTRVQKERFDETEYQHLKSSFILSAKMLEGVKDNLKVLHPLPRVDEITTDVDYTPYAYYFQQAENGVYARQALLALVLTNEYGDE from the coding sequence ATGAGTAACCCCTTATATAATAAACATATAATCTCTATCTCCGATCTCTCACGTTCTGAATTAGAACTTATTGTTTCTACCGCCAATAAACTGAAAAAAAAACCTAATCCTGAACTATTGAAAAACAGTGTCATCGCCAGCTGTTTCTTTGAAGCCTCGACGCGAACTCGCCTGTCTTTCGAGACCGCGGTTCATCGACTAGGGGGCAGCATTATCGGTTTCCCCGATAGTGGTAATACTTCCTTAGGCAAAAAAGGTGAAACTTTGGCCGATTCGGTAAAGGTGATCTCCTCCTACTGCGACGCGTTTTTTATGCGCCACAATCAAGAAGGCGCTGCCCGTCTTGCCAGTGAGTTCTCTTCGGTTCCGGTGATCAATGGCGGCGATGGTTCGAATCAGCATCCGACTCAAACCTTACTCGACCTGTTCAGTATCTATGAGACCCAAGGCACCTTAGATAAGCTGCAGGTGGCCTTCGTGGGTGATCTGAAATATGGTCGTACTGTGCATTCTCTGACCCAGGCATTATCTCTGTTTGATTGTGAGTTCCACTTCATTGCCCCCTCTGCACTGTCGATGCCCGATTACATTATCGATGAGCTTAATGCCAAAGGGTGTAAATTTACCCTGCATGACACCTTAGACGGCGTGGTCGATAACTTAGATATCTTGTATATGACTCGGGTGCAGAAGGAACGCTTCGATGAAACTGAATATCAGCATTTGAAATCCAGTTTTATCTTGAGCGCTAAGATGTTGGAGGGAGTGAAAGACAATCTTAAGGTATTACACCCATTGCCCAGGGTGGATGAGATCACCACAGATGTAGACTACACCCCTTATGCTTATTACTTTCAGCAGGCTGAAAATGGCGTCTATGCTCGCCAAGCGCTGCTCGCCTTAGTGCTGACCAACGAATATGGAGATGAGTAA
- the ygfM gene encoding molybdopterin-dependent oxidoreductase FAD-binding subunit, whose protein sequence is MIEHFLKPSSADQALNLMKEHAANATWFAGGSKLNARPSLTKKTVAISLNNLALETIELRGNSLYIDAMCRVQSVLENELTPYGLKQAAKFIYSKHLRNQATIGGEIAAFQEEALLLPVLIALKARIVTADVGEMGIEDYLESASRGLILQVVIPDVNLVCLAYNMTRSAAGLSIINVAVSLDQAGDSVIAIDGVSPRRAGYSIPVRLRDVEAQKLTDEQLEKAVANSVFPEADIRGSVDYKQYISGILVTDLLAECQRLVKEA, encoded by the coding sequence ATGATTGAACACTTTTTAAAGCCGAGCAGCGCGGACCAAGCTCTGAATTTAATGAAGGAGCACGCAGCCAATGCTACTTGGTTTGCTGGTGGCTCAAAACTCAATGCCAGACCGAGTCTGACTAAAAAAACTGTCGCGATTTCTCTGAATAACTTAGCCCTGGAAACCATTGAATTGCGCGGCAACTCCCTGTATATCGATGCCATGTGTCGGGTTCAGTCTGTGCTGGAAAATGAGTTAACTCCTTATGGTCTAAAGCAGGCTGCAAAATTCATTTATTCAAAACATCTACGTAATCAAGCCACTATTGGCGGAGAGATCGCCGCCTTTCAAGAAGAAGCCTTATTGTTGCCTGTCTTGATAGCCCTTAAGGCGCGCATCGTGACGGCCGACGTTGGAGAGATGGGGATCGAAGATTATCTGGAAAGTGCCAGCCGTGGCTTGATCCTTCAAGTCGTGATCCCGGATGTCAACTTGGTTTGTCTGGCCTACAACATGACTCGCTCAGCGGCGGGCCTCTCTATTATCAATGTGGCCGTATCTTTAGACCAGGCTGGTGACAGCGTGATCGCCATCGATGGTGTCTCACCACGCAGAGCTGGTTACAGCATTCCTGTTCGATTAAGAGACGTCGAAGCACAAAAGTTAACTGATGAACAACTTGAAAAAGCGGTGGCAAACTCAGTATTTCCAGAGGCTGATATTCGCGGCAGCGTCGATTATAAACAATATATTTCAGGCATCTTAGTGACTGATTTACTTGCCGAATGCCAACGTCTAGTAAAGGAGGCTTAG
- a CDS encoding FAD binding domain-containing protein, with product MVNIYRPTKLEQALELNAIYCATLFAGGTDLMVQGMAHYGDSDNAVVFLDDIAEIKGIELDNKTSEPRLVIGAGVTLYELIAHESVPFMIKDAARRIAAPALRNRATLVGNICNASPAADMLPALYLLDARIELGSPGGKRELAIEEFISGPGQTQRLADEIVTKVSLTLPMFDDYLYHKVGTRKANALTKLSILAGVRIESGIIQDWRLTFGAIGPTVVRNVEFEQGLIGQSADVLQQAETIDKIVDFYSQKIAPIDDHRSTAEYRRCAALNLLRRWLENIG from the coding sequence ATGGTAAATATCTATCGTCCGACTAAGTTAGAGCAAGCGCTTGAGTTGAATGCAATATACTGCGCTACGTTATTTGCTGGTGGCACAGATCTTATGGTGCAGGGAATGGCTCACTATGGTGACAGCGATAATGCTGTGGTGTTTCTCGATGATATTGCCGAGATCAAGGGGATTGAGCTCGATAATAAAACCAGTGAGCCTAGGCTAGTGATAGGGGCTGGGGTGACATTATACGAGTTGATTGCTCACGAGTCTGTTCCCTTCATGATTAAAGATGCGGCTAGGCGAATCGCAGCGCCGGCCCTGCGTAACCGGGCTACCTTAGTGGGTAATATCTGCAATGCATCGCCCGCGGCTGACATGTTGCCCGCCCTGTATCTGCTCGATGCGCGTATCGAGCTCGGCAGTCCCGGCGGTAAAAGGGAGTTAGCTATAGAGGAGTTTATCTCGGGTCCCGGTCAGACGCAGAGGTTAGCCGATGAGATAGTGACTAAGGTAAGCCTGACTCTGCCAATGTTTGATGACTATTTATATCATAAGGTCGGGACCCGCAAAGCCAATGCGCTCACTAAGTTGTCGATATTAGCCGGGGTGCGAATAGAATCGGGCATTATCCAGGATTGGCGACTGACATTCGGCGCCATAGGGCCAACAGTGGTCCGAAATGTCGAGTTTGAGCAGGGCTTGATTGGGCAGAGTGCGGACGTATTACAACAAGCGGAAACCATCGACAAGATCGTCGATTTTTATAGCCAGAAGATAGCCCCTATCGATGATCACCGTTCAACCGCCGAGTATCGCCGATGTGCGGCACTCAACCTCTTGCGACGATGGCTGGAAAATATAGGGTAA
- a CDS encoding (2Fe-2S)-binding protein — MKICFKLNGQAVKVDVDPLQPLLHTLRERLGMTSAKQGCGEGECGSCSIIMDNQLVNTCLIPTIQAKGTALVTLEGLRDTPKGLCVIDALLEAKGVQCGFCSPAMVLALYHLLDNRVCASITPTDKQIREALAGNLCRCTGYAMIVEAGKIAARKGEGLW, encoded by the coding sequence ATGAAGATTTGTTTCAAGCTTAATGGCCAGGCAGTCAAGGTGGATGTCGATCCACTGCAGCCTCTACTGCATACCTTAAGAGAACGACTAGGGATGACCTCGGCGAAGCAGGGCTGCGGTGAAGGTGAGTGTGGTTCATGTTCGATCATCATGGATAACCAGCTGGTCAATACCTGTTTAATCCCCACCATCCAAGCGAAAGGAACGGCCTTGGTGACCTTAGAAGGCTTAAGGGATACGCCGAAGGGGCTGTGCGTTATCGATGCTCTGCTAGAGGCAAAGGGCGTACAGTGCGGCTTCTGTTCGCCAGCCATGGTATTAGCCCTCTATCACCTGCTGGATAATCGTGTCTGTGCGAGTATTACGCCAACGGATAAGCAGATAAGGGAAGCGTTAGCCGGCAATCTGTGTCGCTGTACCGGTTACGCCATGATAGTCGAAGCGGGTAAAATTGCGGCCAGAAAGGGAGAAGGTCTATGGTAA
- the ssnA gene encoding putative aminohydrolase SsnA yields the protein MILLQNVTAVQFEPCFVKEGVDILIDGTTIKEVGSNLRSEYPQAEVTDMKGKLVMPGIVCSHNHFYSGLARGVMADIKPSPDFISILKNLWWRLDLALDEEAVYYSGLICSLEAIKNGCSSVIDHHASPNYIAGSLKTLRSGFIKAGLRGMTCYETTDRNAGMKEMQAGVEENIAFAQLIDAAKKKGDEPYLVEAHIGAHAPFTVTNEGLSMMAEAVKVTGRGIHVHVAEDRYDVAHSHHHYGQDIVERLDSFGLINDKTLLAHGLFLSDRDIEILNARGGFLAHNARSNMNNNVGYNHQLAKFDNVVLGTDGIGADMFEELKFSFFKHRDSGGPLWPDSFLRNLWLGNDILAKNFGAKFGRLEAGNKADLTILDYMSPTPLLADNLPGHIAFGINAGNVNSVMVEGRFVYQDRQFPFDVAPIYAEARKVAQRIWTNMDKLS from the coding sequence ATGATTTTATTACAAAATGTAACAGCTGTTCAATTTGAGCCATGTTTCGTTAAAGAGGGTGTCGATATCCTTATTGATGGCACTACGATTAAAGAGGTGGGATCAAACCTGCGCAGTGAATATCCGCAAGCAGAAGTGACGGATATGAAAGGTAAACTCGTTATGCCTGGGATAGTGTGCTCCCATAATCACTTCTATTCTGGCCTGGCGAGAGGGGTGATGGCTGATATTAAGCCTAGCCCCGACTTTATCTCCATCCTGAAGAACCTTTGGTGGCGTCTGGATCTGGCCCTCGATGAGGAAGCAGTCTACTACAGTGGCCTAATCTGTTCCCTTGAAGCGATTAAGAATGGTTGCTCGAGTGTGATCGATCACCACGCATCGCCTAACTATATCGCGGGCTCACTTAAGACCTTACGTAGCGGTTTCATTAAGGCGGGTCTACGTGGCATGACCTGTTATGAAACCACAGATAGAAACGCTGGCATGAAAGAGATGCAAGCCGGCGTCGAGGAAAATATCGCCTTCGCTCAACTGATCGATGCGGCTAAGAAGAAGGGCGATGAACCTTATCTGGTTGAGGCCCATATCGGTGCCCATGCACCGTTTACAGTGACCAATGAAGGTTTGTCTATGATGGCCGAAGCCGTCAAGGTCACAGGTCGTGGTATCCATGTTCATGTCGCCGAAGACCGCTATGATGTGGCCCACAGTCATCATCATTATGGCCAAGACATAGTTGAGCGTTTGGATAGCTTCGGTTTGATCAATGATAAGACCTTACTGGCTCACGGCCTGTTCTTATCGGATAGAGATATTGAGATTTTGAACGCTCGTGGCGGCTTCCTGGCGCACAATGCACGCTCGAACATGAACAACAATGTGGGTTACAACCATCAGCTGGCTAAGTTCGATAATGTCGTGCTAGGCACTGACGGTATCGGCGCCGATATGTTTGAAGAGCTTAAGTTCTCATTCTTCAAGCACAGGGACAGCGGCGGGCCACTGTGGCCCGACAGCTTCCTGCGTAACCTATGGCTGGGTAACGATATCTTAGCCAAGAATTTCGGTGCTAAGTTCGGCCGACTCGAAGCGGGTAATAAGGCTGATCTCACTATCTTAGATTACATGAGTCCTACACCTTTATTGGCAGATAACTTACCCGGTCATATCGCCTTCGGTATCAATGCCGGTAACGTTAACTCTGTGATGGTTGAGGGACGCTTCGTCTACCAAGATCGCCAGTTCCCATTCGATGTTGCGCCAATCTACGCTGAGGCAAGAAAAGTAGCTCAACGCATCTGGACCAATATGGATAAGCTCAGTTAA
- the pyrI gene encoding aspartate carbamoyltransferase regulatory subunit: protein MKKHLKVEAIENGTVIDHIAPGQGIKILKFFELSKGQQRLTIGFNLPTSSGDFKDLIKIEHTVFDQNQANQLALFAPEATINVIENFDVVDKFKVAIPERISGVLTCPNSNCISHNEPVDSRFNIKQERIGVKLKCHYCEKSFISGVFREFH from the coding sequence ATGAAGAAGCATTTAAAAGTCGAAGCCATTGAAAATGGAACCGTTATCGACCATATCGCACCCGGGCAAGGGATTAAAATCCTGAAGTTTTTTGAACTCTCCAAGGGGCAACAGCGTCTCACCATAGGTTTCAACTTGCCGACCAGTAGCGGCGACTTTAAAGATCTGATCAAGATTGAGCATACGGTATTCGATCAAAATCAGGCCAACCAGTTAGCCCTGTTTGCACCTGAGGCGACCATCAATGTGATCGAAAATTTTGACGTGGTAGACAAGTTTAAAGTGGCTATCCCCGAGCGTATCTCTGGGGTGTTGACCTGTCCTAATAGCAACTGTATCAGCCATAATGAACCCGTCGACAGTCGCTTCAATATTAAGCAAGAGCGCATCGGGGTTAAGCTGAAGTGTCATTACTGTGAGAAATCATTTATTTCCGGAGTGTTCCGCGAGTTTCATTAG
- a CDS encoding xanthine dehydrogenase family protein molybdopterin-binding subunit, translating into MKRDKTQFKWQEATGDAKFIADRHFDNLLEGRLFRSSCPRGKIESIRLPDLPEGYFVFGAKDVPGRNVLQMVEADWPVFADDEVRYLGQIILLVVGPEIKVLEQILDKIHVEYQPLTPAFTLPDSQKLTDGAIHGQDNKFDSHRINKGDVNRGFAQAEHIFEEMLSTSYQEHMYLEPQGMVGYPLDGKIVIEGSMQCPWYVHHCISVVLGHNKVRAIQATTGGGFGGKEDYPDVLAGALCVAVERVGQPIRLVLPRSEDIAFTSKRHPIDFHYRTGVDKQGKIVAMEVKVDINSGAYLSLSGIVLQRAITSCINVYEIDNVRVDATAWATNTSPNGAFRGFGSPQTCFGIETHLSHVAKQLGLEPADFKHDHLLNTDSTTLTGASIFGDLVLEQMYEQICEASDYHEKAKAYRQQSKNGDLLTGIGLAMFQHGCGFAGDLEDTLVKAKVRLVKGPIMRLRSRSLTQI; encoded by the coding sequence ATGAAAAGGGATAAAACGCAATTCAAATGGCAAGAAGCTACAGGAGATGCGAAGTTTATTGCCGACCGTCATTTCGATAATCTTTTGGAAGGGCGCTTGTTTCGCTCTTCATGCCCAAGAGGTAAGATCGAAAGTATTAGGTTACCGGACTTACCCGAAGGCTATTTTGTCTTTGGCGCTAAAGACGTGCCTGGGCGCAACGTGCTGCAGATGGTGGAGGCGGATTGGCCCGTTTTCGCCGATGATGAAGTGCGTTATCTAGGTCAAATTATCTTACTTGTGGTGGGACCCGAGATTAAGGTTCTCGAGCAGATCTTAGACAAAATACACGTAGAGTATCAGCCGCTCACCCCTGCCTTCACCCTCCCGGATTCGCAAAAACTCACTGATGGTGCCATCCATGGCCAGGACAATAAATTTGATAGCCACAGGATCAATAAAGGTGATGTAAACAGGGGTTTTGCTCAGGCTGAGCATATTTTTGAAGAGATGCTGTCTACCAGCTATCAGGAGCATATGTATCTGGAGCCACAAGGCATGGTCGGCTATCCACTGGATGGCAAGATTGTTATCGAAGGCTCGATGCAGTGCCCCTGGTATGTTCATCATTGTATCTCAGTGGTGCTGGGTCACAATAAGGTACGAGCGATTCAGGCCACCACAGGCGGTGGTTTCGGTGGCAAAGAGGACTATCCCGATGTGCTTGCCGGTGCCTTATGTGTCGCGGTTGAGCGTGTGGGTCAGCCCATAAGACTCGTCCTGCCCCGTAGTGAAGATATTGCCTTCACCTCGAAGCGCCACCCTATCGATTTTCATTACCGCACCGGAGTCGATAAACAGGGCAAGATAGTCGCCATGGAAGTGAAGGTGGATATAAACTCGGGGGCTTACCTGAGTCTATCAGGCATAGTGCTACAGAGGGCGATCACCAGTTGTATCAATGTCTACGAGATTGACAATGTGCGAGTCGATGCCACGGCCTGGGCGACAAACACCTCACCTAACGGTGCCTTTAGAGGCTTTGGTTCCCCTCAAACGTGCTTCGGCATAGAGACCCACCTTAGTCATGTTGCCAAGCAACTTGGCTTGGAGCCGGCGGACTTTAAACATGATCATCTGTTAAACACAGACTCGACGACGCTAACCGGGGCTAGCATCTTCGGTGACTTAGTGCTCGAGCAGATGTATGAGCAGATCTGTGAGGCCAGTGATTACCATGAGAAGGCCAAAGCCTACCGCCAGCAGTCAAAGAACGGTGACCTGTTAACAGGGATCGGCTTGGCGATGTTTCAGCATGGCTGTGGTTTCGCCGGGGATCTCGAAGATACCTTAGTCAAGGCCAAAGTGCGTCTGGTGAAGGGGCCGATAATGAGGTTGAGATCCAGGTCTCTAACACAGATTTAG
- a CDS encoding xanthine dehydrogenase family protein molybdopterin-binding subunit: MTFCQIVADALKVPLTSVRLARADTGVVPDSGPTVASRSIVIVGYLIEVAAKKLASIWINGTEQCVEEDYKKPSYHKWDQEKFEGNAYQVTSYGMNIVEIELDPATGETEITGLWAIYDVGHAIDEMVFKGQIDGGLVQALGYGSLERMTLDSEGKFQQTTMADYVIPTSMDVPAISSALVDNPYKYGPKGAKGGGELTHNGGAAAYCAAVESAIGLPISSIPITPEVVCDLLYGAKKQCLSNITVTRGKTQGVAR; the protein is encoded by the coding sequence CTGACCTTTTGTCAAATTGTCGCCGATGCGCTGAAAGTGCCATTAACCTCAGTCAGACTCGCGAGAGCCGATACCGGTGTGGTGCCTGATTCCGGACCCACAGTCGCATCGCGTTCAATCGTCATCGTGGGCTACCTTATCGAGGTCGCCGCAAAGAAATTGGCCAGTATCTGGATAAATGGTACCGAGCAATGCGTCGAAGAAGATTATAAAAAGCCCAGTTACCATAAATGGGATCAAGAAAAGTTTGAGGGAAATGCCTATCAGGTGACCAGCTATGGCATGAATATCGTTGAGATCGAGTTGGACCCAGCCACGGGGGAAACTGAGATCACCGGCCTGTGGGCCATCTACGATGTGGGCCATGCGATAGATGAAATGGTATTTAAGGGCCAGATAGACGGTGGTCTGGTACAGGCGCTGGGCTATGGCAGTTTAGAGCGGATGACCTTAGACAGTGAGGGTAAATTCCAACAAACCACCATGGCCGATTATGTGATACCTACGTCGATGGATGTGCCCGCGATCAGCAGCGCATTAGTCGATAATCCTTACAAATATGGGCCTAAGGGCGCTAAAGGGGGAGGCGAGTTGACCCATAATGGCGGCGCTGCGGCTTATTGTGCCGCGGTTGAGAGTGCTATCGGCCTGCCTATTTCATCGATCCCTATTACGCCAGAGGTGGTGTGTGATCTCCTCTATGGGGCGAAGAAGCAATGCCTCAGCAATATAACGGTTACAAGGGGCAAGACTCAAGGAGTAGCGCGATGA